GCCGAGAACCTGGTGATGCGGTACGTGTCGGAGGCAGGCCTGCCGGCCGTCGCATTGTGCGTCTCGACGACCTACGGCAGCGGCGACTGGGGCCGCACCCCCCATGGCGCTTTCATTGCCGGCGCGGTTTTCGGCAGGTTGCCCTTCCGGATGACCGGGATCCAACTGGAAGCCGTGGGTGTCGACGATGCCGCCGAAGCGATGATCCTGGCGGCCGAGCGGGGCCGCAACGGCGAGCGCTACCTGGTCTCCGAGCGGATGATCACGTTGACCGAGGTGGTGCGGATCGCCGCGGATGAGGCCGGTGTGCCGCCGCCGCGACGCTCGATCTCGGTGCCGGTGCTTTATGCGCTCGGCGCGCTGGGCAGCCTGCGGGCCCGGGTCGCCGGCAAAGACGCCGAACTCAGCCTGCAGTCGGTGCGGATGATGCGCGCCGAGGCCGCGCTCGATCACGGCAAGGCGGTCCGCGAGTTGGGCTGGCAGCCGCGGCCGGTCGAAGACTCGATTCGCGAGGCCGCCCGGTTCTGGGCCGCGATGCGCACGGCCCGGCCGGACGCCAAGACCGCGTCATCCGAATAGGCAGACATATG
The nucleotide sequence above comes from Mycobacterium pseudokansasii. Encoded proteins:
- a CDS encoding NAD-dependent epimerase/dehydratase family protein, encoding MSTKPKLVIGANGFLGSHVTRRLVAAGEQVRAMVRPTANTRSIDDLALTRFHGDVFDTAVLREAMAGCDDVYYCVVDTRAWLRDPSPLFRTNVEGLRNVLDVAVERPIATDLHRFVFTSTYATVGRRHGHVATEDDVVDVRRVSPYVQSRVAAENLVMRYVSEAGLPAVALCVSTTYGSGDWGRTPHGAFIAGAVFGRLPFRMTGIQLEAVGVDDAAEAMILAAERGRNGERYLVSERMITLTEVVRIAADEAGVPPPRRSISVPVLYALGALGSLRARVAGKDAELSLQSVRMMRAEAALDHGKAVRELGWQPRPVEDSIREAARFWAAMRTARPDAKTASSE